A section of the Humulus lupulus chromosome 2, drHumLupu1.1, whole genome shotgun sequence genome encodes:
- the LOC133818914 gene encoding transcription elongation factor SPT4 homolog 2, whose translation MGTAPAQIPTSFGHELRACLRCRLVKTYDQFRESGCENCPFFKMDEDHERVVDCTTPNFNGIISVMDPTRSWAARWLRIGKFAPGCYTLAVSEALPEDLQNLCEDERVQYVPPKRV comes from the exons ATGGGAACTGCTCCCGCCCAAATTCCGACGAGCTTCGGCCACGAACTAAGGGCTTGCCTTCGTTGCCGCCTTGTCAAGACTTATGATCAg TTCAGAGAATCGGGTTGTGAGAACTGCCCCTTCTTCAAGATGGACGAAGATCACGAGCGTGTCGTCGATTGCACCACCCCTAATTTCAATgg TATAATATCAGTGATGGATCCTACCAGAAGTTGGGCTGCTCGCTGGTTGAGAAttg GCAAATTTGCCCCTGGTTGTTACACTCTTGCCGTCTCAGAGGCTTTACCAGAGGACCTGCAG AACTTATGCGAAGACGAGAGAGTTCAGTATGTGCCGCCAAAACGCGTGTGA